A window of Aquibium oceanicum genomic DNA:
CGCTCGAACCGCTTCAGGAGCTCCATGTCGGCGTCGGCCTTGGCGATCTGCTCGGCCGTCATGGTCGGCACATCTCGCTTGAGGCGCTCCCGGATCTCCCAGTCGTCCACACTGATCGTGTCAGGATCGACCGGAGGGGGGCCAGGGAGGCGCGCGAGCTCCTTCTGGGCGCTCTCATACGCCCGAGCCTCCTCAACGAGCTCCTCGAGCTTCTCTGCCGGTTCCTGTGTGGGTTCGACCGGCTTGGTGGGCGCAGCGGGAAACGGCGACGAGATCCTGCCCTTGATCTGGTTCAGCTCGTCACGGAGCCCGCGGAGGCGGCTGAGCTCCGGTTCCATGTCGGCAGAAGGCTGGTAGCCGGCCGGCTTGGCAGGCTCCTCCGGCTTGACGAGCGTCTCCTCGATCCCGTCGATCGCCGAGGAGATCGAGCGCGCCTCCTCGCCGCACCACTTCGCCAGGTCATCAATCACGGACAGGCCGATGACGGAGTCCACCATCTGCTTGCGCTCGGTTGGCTTCATGGCGCCGAGCTTCTCGATGTCGCCCTGGTTCGCCACGCACGCCGTGTCGAAGACCTGGAGGCCGAAGCCGAGGATCTCGACGACCTTCGCGTTCGTGCCCTTGACGCCATTGGCGATCTCGGTGTCGCCGCGGAAGATCTTCGCGGTCGAGATCGTGCGCTTGGTCCGGTAGGTCTCGCCGCGCACGACGAACTCCAGCTCAACCTTCATGTTCTTGTAGTCGGTCGTCTGCCCGCGCAGGGCGGCGGTGCCGAAGAGCGAGAACCGGATCATCTCCAGGATGACGGACTTGCCGGCCTCATTCGGGCCGGTGATGGCGCCAAAGCCCTTCTGGAACGAAAAATCCCCCGACAGGGTGCGACCTGTCGAGGGAAACGTGACTTCGTACTTCAATCTGGATAGCATTTGCATTTCCCTTGTGCTCGCGCCTTGTTGACGGCGCTGATGACGGTCTCCGGCATGACTTGCCGATAGAAGAGAGCGATAGCCCGCAGGGGCTCCTCGCCTTGTCCCGCCCTCTTCTTCAGCTCCGAGATCATGTTGATCTCACCCTGGTCGAGGCCCTGGGTCGTCAGCCACTCGTCCATCGCTTTGACGAACTTGTTCATTCCTTGATCCTGGCCTCCTCGAACCGCTCGACCAGTTTCTCTCGGACGGTCTGCGGGACGCCGGCCTCCTCGAACGCCTGGGAGAACAGTGCCATGAGGTCGAACTCGCCCATGGAGACCTCCTCGACCGCGTCGTCTTCATTGTCCCCGACGCGCTTGAACGAGAGCTGGAGGCAGTCCACCTGTTGGTCGAAGGGCTCACCGCGGTTCAGGAGCACGCGGACGCACTTGTCGCGGAGATCCGTGCCCTCCAGCTCCTCGGGCCGGAGCGTGACGTACATCTCGCCGGTGTCCTCGCCGTGGGCGTAGGGCTGCATTGAGCCGACCTGGACGACCTTGACACCGTCGCGGGTGAACTCGTCGGGGAGGTGGACATGTCCAGTGTAGACGGTACGGCATCCAACCTCCGCAAACCGCTCAGTCGGAACCATGTTGTCGTGGCCGCAGATCGTATCCCAATGGCCGAACGCCACGTCGATCTCTTCGGTGACCAGCTCTGCGGCCGGTGTGATTGGATGGAAGGGGAAGAAGCCGACCTTTACGCCACCCATTTCGGCTAGGAGTGCACCACGGCCGTGCCGGACGACGAACACGTTTTGACAGCGCGAAACGATCAGTTCGAACAGGTCGAGTGCACCTTTCCTCTTCAGATCCCGCGAGATGTCGTGGTTGCCCGCGAGTACAAAATACCTGGTCTCGGGATTGGAGCGGGCGGCGGCCAGGTAGGCCCATGCCGCCTCGAAGACGACTACGTAGGGGACGGCCCAGCGATCGAAGAGATCCCCGGTACAGATGTGGACGTCGTATCGTCCCGAGTTCTCGAGCCGTTGTCGGAAGTCCCTCGACACCATCCCCTCACGAAGACATCGCTTGTCGAGCGGAACTCCGCGGATGAAAGTCCTTCCTAGATGTGGATCGCCCAAGATGCCGACACGGGCGGCGCCAATCGTGGTTTCGGTGATGCGGTCCATCGAAAAAATCCCTTCGGTGAGTGGGCAATGCAGCTTGGTGCCGGCGGCCAATTGAGACCGCCGGCGCCGGGCAAGTTCATGTCTTGCGGGAGAGGGTCGGCGGCTGTTTGCGGCCCGCTAGGAGCGGGATCGACGAGCGGCTATCAAGCAACGAGGCCAGAAGAAGCCGGGCCAGAGGCCTGCAGGTCCGTGACGATGACACTGTAGCCTGCGCTGACGTTGTCATTGTAGCCGGCGTTGCAGTCGATGTAGCCGCGTATCACCACCTGGACGCGGCGCTCTTCTCCATAAGAGGGGGAGCGGTGGCCGTTGCGCCGGAAGTGGCGGAGAAGTTTGTGTCTGCCTTCCTTGACGTCTAGCATGGCGGACTCTGCGGAGATCCTGATGGGGTGTGGTCCGCTGAGAGAGGGTTCTCCCTCAAGCGGAGGTTCGGTCTCTACGTTCGTGACGATCACGCCGTATTCGATGCTGATGCCGTCATTATTGCCGCAGACCCCATCGATATAGCCCCGGATCTCCACCGGTACGCGAAGTTCCTCCGAGCAGGAGTGCAATGGGTTTTCGCCGAGGGAGAAGTGGTCGAAGAGTTCGTGCCTGCCCTCCTTCACGTGGAGCAGGAGGAAGTTGGAAGAGATGTTCATGATGCTATTCCTTGGTCGAGCGGGAGTTGAGGGGAAGGAAGTGCCAGCCGCCATCAAGCCACCACCCTCCACTCACGGAACTCGAGGATGCCCCAGGTATTCCCGTTCCCGTTCTTCTCCTCGTAGCCGATGGTGACCGCGATCCTGTCGGTCGCCGGGTCGTCGCCGGCCTTCCGCATTGCCTTCACGAGCTTGGCGAGCGCCGAGAAGCCGGTCGTCGAGAACGAGTGACCCAGGACCGTGCCGGCCTCGATCGTCTCCTCCTTGAGCTTCACGTCTTCGGCGAGCTCGATGTTGACGTCCGCCGACTTGTACGGCCGGGCGTTCGACTGCACCGAACGGGCTTCGGACAGTGCCTGAGCCCACGTTGCGCCGTCCTGCGACATCACCCGGTCGGTCGTCTTCCGGTAGGTCGCCGGGTTCTGTCCGTACTTCACCACCTCCGTGTAGGAGATGTCGGACATGTCGATGATCGCCTTGATCTCCTCCAGGAGCGGCTTCTTCGAGCCGATCTGAAGGCCGTGTTCGGAGACCTTGAGCCATTCGTCTACGACGACGGCACCGGCCATCGCATCGTCCATGCCGATCGGCCGGCCGACAGCGGTGTTCTGCTGCGGAGCCGGAGCCGGTAAGTTGGCCGCTTCCTGCGGGACGTTGGCGGCGGCGGTGGTGGCGGCGTTGATGGCTGCGTCGATGTTGTTCATTCTCATTTCCTTTTTCAGTTTGGTTCACCGCTTGCTGCGGTAAGCGAGAAATAAGAAAGGCCCGCTGGATTACAGCGGGCCTTTTCTTGTGTTCCTAGAGTATCGGTGTTTTCTCTATGCCGCCTCCTTGTACTCCTCGTTGTCGTTCGTGTTGTGCTCGAACAGCTTCAGAACCGGCTGGGTCGGGTCCACCTTGTGCGCGTCGAGCGACTTCGAATAGATGACCCAGGTGATCCGGTTGTCGAGGCTGTCCTCGTAGAGCAGGACGGTGATGCGGAGCGGGGTCCCCCGCTTCCCGCGGATGCAGCGCCGGTATGCCTGCAACACGGTGGTGTCGAGGAAGTCCAGCGAGGCGAAGATCATGTGATCCACCTCCTGGTCCCCACACCATTGCCAGTTGAAGCCGACGTCGGCGACGGCCGGCGAGGCGATGATGCAGTTCAGGTCGCCCCGCTTAAAGGCATCGTCGATCTCACCGCGCTTCTTCGGCGTGACGTCGCCATTGAGCACCGCCGCTTTCAGTCCGTACTTCTGCGCCAGCTTCAGGATGCGGTACTGCTGGGGCTTGAGGGCCGCATAGACGATCACCGGCTTCCCGGTGCGCTGGTGGTCCTCGAAGTGGATGTCGAGCCGCTCCTCCTTCCCGCACGGGGCGCCACCCATGATATCGACGGTCCCCTCTCCCACCAGGTTGGGGAACACGTTGGGGTGTTCCATGATCTGGCGAGCGCGGATGAAGGCGACACCTGGCTCGGTGCCCTCCAGGAAGAATTTCTCCAGCTCGACGAAGGCCTGATCCTTGAACTGGTCGTAGATCTCCCGCTGCTTTTTCGTCATTTCGACGTACTCGGGAATGATGACCTTCGACTCCTTGCCGTAGACCATTTCGAAGGTGCGCCGGATGGCGTGCTTCTTGAAGATCGCCGACAGTTTCTCGTGGTTGCGCCACGAGGAGAGCTTCCCGGTGATGGGGTCCTCGACGGCGTGGTAGTAGTAGAAGCCCTTGTAGGACGGGTAGTAGCGGGGCTCGATCACGCGGATCGCCGGATAGGCGCTGTCCAGCCGGCCCGAGATCAACGTCCCGGTCATACCGATGAACCACTCCATCCGCTTCTTGAAGCTGTCGTAGAAGCCCTGGGTCCGCTGCGAGCTATCACCCTTGTAGCCCTTGTGGATCTCGTCGACGTGGCAGGCACGCACGAAGGGCGGGAGAGCCTCCCAGTGGGTCGAGTAGCAGTCGAACCCCATGAGGAAGACCTTGGTCTTGCCGGGGTTGGCGATTTCGTAGGGGAGGATCGTCCGCGCGTAGAACATCTGCTCGTTGACGGACATGTCCTCGTTGACGATGCCAGCCTCGCGCAGGGCCTTGAACGTGGTCTTCTGCGAGCCGAACAGCTTGTAGTGGCCGCGCCAGTTGCGCAGGGTCTCGGCGAGCTTCTTCTGGGCCGGCGAGAGCGGCCGCAGGCCGGTGACGATCGTCACCTCGTCGGGCTGGAACCCGGTGAAGCGCAGGACCTCGTCGCGGTTTTTCTTGAGCAACGACAGAGGCATTACGAACGCCGTGCCGATGCCGTGGGTCTTCCAGAGCCACCACTGCTTCACGCAGACAGACGGTGTCTTCCCCGTGCCCGGATCGGACAGGTTCAGACACCGCTTGTTGCGCATGTAGAAGGAGAGATCGGCGACCTGGTAGTCCCTAAGCGAGACGTCGCCCTGCTTCACGCCATCTCCGGCGTCACCTCGACGCGGGCTTTGCAGGCTCTCGAATAAATCGTGTCGGTCCTCAAGATGCCGAGTTCGAACAGCGAAGCCGTGAGTTTTGGATCGGCGATGGCGAGCTTTTCCGGGTCGAGCACGATGGCCGTCCCTTTCGGCGCGCGTTGCGTTGCCGCTGCGACGGTCACCTTGCCTTTGCCGGGGACTTCGTACGTGTCGGCGCCGGCGGAGCGTATTTCTTCCTTCTTACGCTCGAACGTCGCCTCGAGCGGGATCAGTTTCGCCTTGAGTTGGAGCAGTTCCTCGACGAGCGGGCGGATGTTGTGGTTCATGGGGTTCTCCAAAATGAAAAAGACGAGACCGTGGTCAACATCTGACGCTTGGTACCCGCATGGACTGGCAGGAGGCGACTTCATCCCGGCCTTTCGGCCGGGTTCGCGCGCGACCGGAATCTCGCCATGCGAAAGGCATTCGGCTCCCGGCTTATTCGGAGGCGAGAAGGAGACTGTCAGGTCTCAGCGAGCGTCGCGCAGACAGCTGCCGTTCTGGAGTCGACCCTTTGTCGTCGTTCCGGCTAGTTCGACCGCTGCCCGAAACCTGCCGTTCGTTCAGCTGTCCTGCGATGGCAAACTTGGGGCCGTTGAGAGAACCCGCTGCGCGGGAAGGCTCGTGCGACTGAGGTCGACGGTACAGGGCGACCATCGCGCTCTGCATTGAGCGCCGCCCGGTAGCGGCAGAGCATGACGGGTTTCTGCAACAAGGAGCCTGACAATGCACAACCAACCGAACTCGCCCGCGATCAGCCCGCTTCCTCAACGCCTGATTGACGACATGAACCTGCGCCGCTTCGGACACGAGGCCCGACGCAAATATCTCCGGGAAATCGGACGGCTTGCTACCTTTCTCGCACGATCTCCCAATACGGCGTCCCCGGATGATCTGCGCCGCTTCCAGATATGGCAGCAAATCGAGGGCGTCCCGGTGCCGACGATGAACAGCGTTGTGTCGGCGCTGCGGTTCTTCTTCAATACCACGGTTGATCGCCCTGATTTTGGCCGCCGCCTTGTTCGGCTGGGGCACCCGCGCAAACTGCCGGTGGTGCTCTGCCGTGAGGAAGTGACACGTCGGCTCGACGCCACGACCTGCAAGCCTACGGGCAGACTAAATCCCATCGGGTTCCACAACGATGGTGCTGGTCCACGAACGGGATCCTGAACGGATCATAGATCGGTTCGCAGACGTGTTCGAGCAGTTGTCCGTTGCAGTTCAGTCGGGGAACGACACGTGGGGAGGTCAACACTTCCCCTATGCGAACACGCCCCAAGTCGTTGGCGAGTTCCTCAAAGACTGCCCCCGCGCTCCGTAGGTGGAATCACCGGTCAGTCAGTGTTGGCGCTCATTGGCCTGTCGGAGTGGCGAAGCAGCCGACCGCTGCCAGCGACACCCGAGGCGGTTCCTTATCCAAAAATTCGCAGTCATTAACCTCGTTTCTTGAGTGGCGGTTAACCTAGACGTGGATACTAGAAGATCACACTAACCCCTGCAATTTGAAGGAGTGGCGGCGATGCGCCGGATGGCAACGACTGCAAAGAGCCCGGCGATCTATGCTCTCTTCATTGTGCTCGCGGTGACCGGCTGCGCGTCCAAGAAGATTCCCAACAGTGCGGCCGATCTCGGCCTGGGCGCGGCCGCCGTCACCGGCGCGAGCGTCGGCGCTGGGGCACCCGGCTCTCAACAAGAGTTCACTGTCACAGTCGGAGATCGGATCTTCTTCGACACCGATTCGTCCACCATACGCGCCGATGCTCAGGCAACCCTTGCCCGCCAGGCGCAGTGGCTGAACCAGTATCCGTCCTATTCGATCACCATCGAGGGACATGCGGACGAACGCGGCACACGCGAATACAACCTCGCGCTCGGCGCGCGCCGCGCCGCGGCAAGCCGCGACTTCCTGGTCGCACGCGGCGTTCAAGCAAACCGCTTGAAGACGATTTCGTATGGCAAGGAACGTCCGATCGCCGTCTGTGACAACATCTCTTGCTGGTCCCAGAATCGCCGTGCGGTAACGGTCCTGAACAGCGTCGGCAGCTGACTTATCCAAAGAGTCGAGCTCAAACTGCCTGATCAGCATAGTCCTGCGCGGGGGGATGTCGTAGCGGGAATTGGACCCGCCAGCGGGTCCCCGGTCTCTCCAAGTCTGATCGAGCAGAGGTATGAGCTGAGCGGCCGGCCAGAGTGCTAACCATCGACTGGACCACCAGTGATCCAAGTCCTTCTTGAGCTATAGAATCGATTCCGGCACCATCATCGACCACTTCGACGACGACATCGTCGTTCTTCCCGCAGACGCTCACTGAAATGAATCCGCCATCAGACGGGAATGCATACTTCAGCGAGTTCACCACAAGCTCGTTTACAATGATCCCCAGCGAGACAGCATCATCTCCTCTCATCAGGAGCGCTTCAGCTGACAGCTCCAAGCAAATGCCCTCCCGGACCAGGGTACAACGAATGTCCCTGATCAGAGCTTCGAGGTACGCCCTGATATCGACGGCCGAGGTCGCTGAATTGATCTGGAGACGACGTTGCGCCGACGCGACCGATACTATCCGCTGGTGCACATCCTCCAAGGTTTCGCGCGCACCGGGGTCGGTGGTTCGGCGAGCCTCCAGAACTAGATATGATGAAAGCATCGACAGGTTGTTGCCGAGGCGATGACTCATGTCGGCCAGCAAGTTCTCGACCCGACGTCTCTCGAGTTCAAGCTGGCGAGTGCGTTCGCCAACCTTTCCTTCCAGGTCGCGATTTAGATCGGCCAGACGCTCGGCCATCCTGTGCTCACGTTCGAAACTGACCGTCGAAAAAAGGAAAGTGCCAGTCAACACGAACAGCAGAACTCCCAGAAGGGTACCCCGCAGGAGCGTGACTTGTCGTTCTCGTTCTCCCAGAAGGCGGTTTTCCTCCTCGCCGATGGTCGCTACCAAGTCGAGAATTTGGTTCGTTGTCTGCCGGACTTCGTTCCGCCGAACCTCTTCGACTGCAGCACTGAAACCTCTGGCATGTAGAACCTCGATCGCTGTCGTGAGCTGACTGTTTCTCTCCCCCGCCAATCGATAGAGTTCTTCTATCGCATCGTTCTCAATTCGATTGCGAGCTACTATCTCTCGAAGCTGTTCAGCAAGCTTGCCGATCTTCTGCAGCGCGTACTCGTAATCGGCAAGGTACTCGCGATCCTGCGTAAGGATGTAGGCGCGTTGCGACCTTTCGGCTTCTACCACCGCATGGATGAAGCGTTCTACATAGGTTCTCGCCTCAAGGGATGCCCGGACCCGATTTTCCGCCCAACTGCTTAGCAGTGCGAACGAGATCACGATGAATGCGCTCACGACAAGGGCTGCAATCCATGTAATCCGCACCCACCGCCTATGGGCAACACCGGAATCGTTAGACATTGACAAGGTCCTTGTGCCGACAGTGCAGAATGCCAGAATCCAGCGGTGAAGTGGCTGACAGTGTACTGACTCCGAGGACGAATCAGCACCGTAGAGTGAAGCAGTGGCGGCGAGATCTTTCAACATGGATAGTACCGGCCTCTGGAAACACAGGGGCGTCGAACCTATCCAGCGCCTTCTCCCTGCTCTGCATGGGTCGCTTCAAAGATGCAGTCGCGGCAAGACGAGAACCTGGCGCCTAGCTTGCTGACACTGTCAGATGACGCCGGCGACCCAGGCGATCGCTATCGCCGAGGGAAGCAGCAGAGCTTGCGCGAGCAGGGTGCCGACTAAGCGGCTCGGCTCCATCCATATGACAGCGCGCCCGAAATCCCTCTTGCTCGTACGGCCGGCGATAACATCGTCCGCAAGCGCGTCCAGGAAGGGGTCGACCACCACGAACATCACGATTGTGGCCAGGCCGTTGATGATGGCCGAGAGCGTACGGGCGGTGACCCTGAACAGGTTCGAGCGAACCGGCAGAGATCGCCGCGAGCACGCCTGTCAGGCTGCCTCCCACTCCGTTGGAGCCGTTCAGGCGCGTAGGGCGGGCCGGTAACCGGAGACCGGCAGGAGTCGACCCCATTTAGGTCGTCCAAGCGCGATCGCGAGGCGCTCGAAACTTGCCGTTCGCTCCGCGCCGCTTTTTGGTCTTGAGCGGGGCCATCCCGGCGGCACTGGCCGACGGCGTGACGCACCTCAATCAGGGCAGCAGAGTGCGCGCTGACTTGCTACGAGGCGATTGCCGGATATCGAAAGGTCGCTTCCCCACGATCATTTGCATAAACTTCTTCTACTTGGGACCAACACGATAAAAGGGCGTCCACACAGGCAGGATCGAAGTGGGTGCCGGCGTTTTCGGCAAAGTGTCTTTTGACCTCAGAGAGCGGCCAGGGCTTCTTGTAAGGACGCTCTGAAAGGAGTGCGTCGCAGACGTCGGCGACAGCGGTCAGCCTGCCGGAGATTGGAATGTCGTCACCCGAGATTCTGCGCGGATAACCTTTGCCATCCCATCTCTCGTGATGAGACAGCGCTATTTCAGCAGCTAACTGCACCAGCTCGGAGTCGCTTCCGGAGAGAATTTCGTAGCCCCTGAGCGCATGCGTTTCCATCTCCCGCCGTTCGTCGTCATCAAGTTTTCCAGGCTTGTGGAGGATGGCATCAGGGATGGAGATCTTGCCGACATCGTGCATCGGAGACGCCCGGCACAGGTCTTCGACGAAAGTGGGATCAAGCCCCAACTTCTCCGCGACAACCCTGCTAATTTTTGCAACCCGCACGACGTGCTGACCGGTTTGATCATCCCGCAATTCGCCTGCTCGAGACAATCTTTGAATGATCTCTCCCTCACGGGACAAGATCTTGTCAGTGGCAGCACCGATCTCTGAGACCATAGCATTGAAGCTCGCGGCAAGTTGTGCGGTCTCTGCATCCGGCGTTTCAATTGACACCTGACTGTATTTGCCAGTGCGCGCGACGTCGTCCATGGCGCAGGTCAATTGGTGCAGCGGGCGGGTGATCGATCGCTGCAGTCGCCATGCAAGCAATAGGCTGGGCACGAGAGCTACAGCCGACCCCACCAGTGCGTATCCAAGCACCTTCCATACCTGGCTAAGTAGGTCACTTTCGGCGATCAATATGAGTTTGCCGACCTCCTCCCCACCATCAATGACTGGCGTCGTCACCGCTACAGTATCCGCGAATAGAAGAAGCCACAGGTTCTTGCTGGCGAACGTGTCGCCGATATCTACGTCGCTTTCAAGCCGAACAACGGAACCGATGCTCGCTAGCTGCGATCCGTCTCTGTCAATCACCTCCGCGTAGAGTAGATGAGGAATCCGAGCTATGCCTCTCAGAGATTGCTGGACCCCGGCAGCATCATCATCGGCCGTGGCGGCCGATACCGCGGCCCCAAACACCTGCGCGGTTGCCGCCATCGTTTCCTGCTTCTTAAGAAGAAACTGATTGGCCTCGTGCCACATGCTGATCACCGACGCCATCAAGAGCGCGACCCCGAGGGACGATAGAACGAGCCAGGTCAGCTTCGTCTGGATTGAGATCGAAGTTTGCGAACGGCGTTGCACAGTCACGTGTCGATGCTCCGATGGCGTCAAGATGTAGTGTACACGGACGTCAAGCCCCTGCTTACGGCTGAGTTTCGATGGTTTCTGCGTTCGATCGGGATTAGATCGCAGTAGTTCCGAGGGAACATCATGCCGACAGAGCGTTAAAGGTTCCTCTTGCGGACATCACCGCTTCGCCGTTCCTCGTCAAAGGGCTTCATTCAGCCAGGGAGACGCTGGTGCTGTTCGGGCCAAGTCCTGCAGGGACAGGGACTCTTGAACCTTCATAGTCGGAGTTGAGGACGAGCGTCACCCCATCGGTGACGTCCAGCTGGTGGGCGACTATAGCCGTCCAATCCGACTCGGTACCGACGTCTGTAACGCAAGGAAGAAGTGGCATCGCGGGCAAGGCATCGCACAAGCCATCGCCATCCTTGTCACCACCGATAGTCAGCTTGTCGCCGGGCAAATAGACGGTTCCCAGGAGCTTCTCGGCGTGCCGACTTTCGATCTTGAACTCGCGGACTTTGCCCGAAATGGGCTGAACATACATGAGGACG
This region includes:
- the pal gene encoding peptidoglycan-associated lipoprotein Pal: MRRMATTAKSPAIYALFIVLAVTGCASKKIPNSAADLGLGAAAVTGASVGAGAPGSQQEFTVTVGDRIFFDTDSSTIRADAQATLARQAQWLNQYPSYSITIEGHADERGTREYNLALGARRAAASRDFLVARGVQANRLKTISYGKERPIAVCDNISCWSQNRRAVTVLNSVGS
- a CDS encoding HD domain-containing phosphohydrolase, with the protein product MTVQRRSQTSISIQTKLTWLVLSSLGVALLMASVISMWHEANQFLLKKQETMAATAQVFGAAVSAATADDDAAGVQQSLRGIARIPHLLYAEVIDRDGSQLASIGSVVRLESDVDIGDTFASKNLWLLLFADTVAVTTPVIDGGEEVGKLILIAESDLLSQVWKVLGYALVGSAVALVPSLLLAWRLQRSITRPLHQLTCAMDDVARTGKYSQVSIETPDAETAQLAASFNAMVSEIGAATDKILSREGEIIQRLSRAGELRDDQTGQHVVRVAKISRVVAEKLGLDPTFVEDLCRASPMHDVGKISIPDAILHKPGKLDDDERREMETHALRGYEILSGSDSELVQLAAEIALSHHERWDGKGYPRRISGDDIPISGRLTAVADVCDALLSERPYKKPWPLSEVKRHFAENAGTHFDPACVDALLSCWSQVEEVYANDRGEATFRYPAIAS
- a CDS encoding sensor histidine kinase; this encodes MSAFIVISFALLSSWAENRVRASLEARTYVERFIHAVVEAERSQRAYILTQDREYLADYEYALQKIGKLAEQLREIVARNRIENDAIEELYRLAGERNSQLTTAIEVLHARGFSAAVEEVRRNEVRQTTNQILDLVATIGEEENRLLGERERQVTLLRGTLLGVLLFVLTGTFLFSTVSFEREHRMAERLADLNRDLEGKVGERTRQLELERRRVENLLADMSHRLGNNLSMLSSYLVLEARRTTDPGARETLEDVHQRIVSVASAQRRLQINSATSAVDIRAYLEALIRDIRCTLVREGICLELSAEALLMRGDDAVSLGIIVNELVVNSLKYAFPSDGGFISVSVCGKNDDVVVEVVDDGAGIDSIAQEGLGSLVVQSMVSTLAGRSAHTSARSDLERPGTRWRVQFPLRHPPAQDYADQAV
- a CDS encoding metallophosphoesterase yields the protein MDRITETTIGAARVGILGDPHLGRTFIRGVPLDKRCLREGMVSRDFRQRLENSGRYDVHICTGDLFDRWAVPYVVVFEAAWAYLAAARSNPETRYFVLAGNHDISRDLKRKGALDLFELIVSRCQNVFVVRHGRGALLAEMGGVKVGFFPFHPITPAAELVTEEIDVAFGHWDTICGHDNMVPTERFAEVGCRTVYTGHVHLPDEFTRDGVKVVQVGSMQPYAHGEDTGEMYVTLRPEELEGTDLRDKCVRVLLNRGEPFDQQVDCLQLSFKRVGDNEDDAVEEVSMGEFDLMALFSQAFEEAGVPQTVREKLVERFEEARIKE
- a CDS encoding helicase-related protein, producing the protein MKQGDVSLRDYQVADLSFYMRNKRCLNLSDPGTGKTPSVCVKQWWLWKTHGIGTAFVMPLSLLKKNRDEVLRFTGFQPDEVTIVTGLRPLSPAQKKLAETLRNWRGHYKLFGSQKTTFKALREAGIVNEDMSVNEQMFYARTILPYEIANPGKTKVFLMGFDCYSTHWEALPPFVRACHVDEIHKGYKGDSSQRTQGFYDSFKKRMEWFIGMTGTLISGRLDSAYPAIRVIEPRYYPSYKGFYYYHAVEDPITGKLSSWRNHEKLSAIFKKHAIRRTFEMVYGKESKVIIPEYVEMTKKQREIYDQFKDQAFVELEKFFLEGTEPGVAFIRARQIMEHPNVFPNLVGEGTVDIMGGAPCGKEERLDIHFEDHQRTGKPVIVYAALKPQQYRILKLAQKYGLKAAVLNGDVTPKKRGEIDDAFKRGDLNCIIASPAVADVGFNWQWCGDQEVDHMIFASLDFLDTTVLQAYRRCIRGKRGTPLRITVLLYEDSLDNRITWVIYSKSLDAHKVDPTQPVLKLFEHNTNDNEEYKEAA
- a CDS encoding phage integrase N-terminal SAM-like domain-containing protein, which encodes MHNQPNSPAISPLPQRLIDDMNLRRFGHEARRKYLREIGRLATFLARSPNTASPDDLRRFQIWQQIEGVPVPTMNSVVSALRFFFNTTVDRPDFGRRLVRLGHPRKLPVVLCREEVTRRLDATTCKPTGRLNPIGFHNDGAGPRTGS
- a CDS encoding lipid II flippase family protein yields the protein MFVVVDPFLDALADDVIAGRTSKRDFGRAVIWMEPSRLVGTLLAQALLLPSAIAIAWVAGVI